Proteins from one Sphingomonas sp. HF-S4 genomic window:
- a CDS encoding tryptophan halogenase family protein — translation MGEKRTILVVGGGTAGWLTAAYLARFFEGRIAVTLLESPDIGIIGVGEGAFPTIRSTLRFLGIDETRFIRQASATFKQGIRFDDWLHAPADGARHRYLHPFEAPFYTEGASLVPYWLLQDAATRPPFAEAVTIQNRVAEARRAPKRPGEGEYAGPLNYAYHFDATRLAQVLEARAVELGVRHLEGRLTGVDLAQDGCIAGIRTDAHGAFAADLYIDCSGFRAELIGKALGAPLTSVRHQLFTDRALACKIPYDRPDAPLESFTIATAHEAGWTWDIGLEAARGIGCVYSSAHLSDDRAAEVLRAYIGHDAYTARIIPFEPGYRETQWVKNCVAVGLSGGFLEPLESTGVVLIEAAVGMIAELFPHNGPADAPAARFNALMAARYANIINFLKLHYCLSRRTEPFWRDNADPASIPEPLQELLDQWRWRPPSRFDFLLDLESFAFFNYQYILYGMEFATDLSASRGDFPDVAGAEKLFARIRTFGAQATEDLPSHRALIREINA, via the coding sequence ATGGGGGAGAAGCGCACAATCCTGGTCGTCGGCGGCGGCACCGCGGGGTGGCTCACCGCCGCCTATCTTGCGCGCTTCTTCGAGGGGCGGATCGCGGTCACGTTGCTCGAATCGCCCGATATCGGCATCATCGGCGTCGGCGAAGGCGCCTTTCCGACGATCCGCTCGACGCTCCGCTTCCTCGGCATCGACGAGACACGCTTCATCCGCCAGGCCTCGGCGACGTTCAAGCAGGGCATCCGCTTCGACGACTGGCTCCACGCCCCTGCGGACGGCGCCCGCCACCGCTATCTCCACCCCTTCGAAGCGCCTTTCTACACCGAGGGCGCCAGCCTGGTTCCCTATTGGCTGCTCCAGGACGCTGCCACCCGCCCGCCCTTCGCCGAGGCAGTGACGATCCAGAACCGCGTCGCCGAGGCCCGCCGCGCCCCCAAGCGCCCCGGCGAAGGCGAGTATGCCGGCCCGCTCAACTACGCCTATCATTTCGATGCCACCCGGCTCGCCCAGGTGCTCGAGGCACGCGCCGTCGAACTTGGCGTCCGCCACCTCGAAGGCCGCCTCACCGGCGTCGATCTCGCCCAGGACGGCTGCATCGCCGGCATCCGCACCGATGCGCACGGCGCGTTCGCCGCCGATCTCTATATCGATTGCTCGGGTTTCCGCGCCGAACTGATCGGCAAGGCGCTCGGTGCGCCGCTCACCTCGGTCCGGCATCAATTGTTCACCGATCGCGCGCTCGCCTGCAAGATCCCCTATGATCGCCCCGACGCGCCGCTCGAGAGCTTCACGATCGCTACCGCACACGAAGCCGGCTGGACCTGGGACATCGGCCTCGAAGCGGCACGCGGCATCGGCTGCGTCTACTCCTCCGCGCACCTGTCCGACGATCGGGCAGCCGAGGTGCTGCGCGCCTATATCGGCCATGATGCCTACACCGCGCGGATCATCCCGTTCGAACCGGGCTATCGCGAGACGCAATGGGTCAAGAACTGCGTCGCGGTCGGCCTGTCGGGCGGCTTCCTCGAGCCGCTGGAGTCGACCGGCGTGGTGCTGATCGAGGCCGCGGTCGGCATGATCGCCGAGCTCTTTCCGCACAACGGCCCCGCCGACGCCCCGGCGGCGCGCTTCAACGCGCTGATGGCGGCGCGCTACGCCAACATCATCAACTTCCTCAAGCTCCATTACTGCCTGAGCCGCCGCACCGAACCCTTCTGGCGCGACAATGCCGATCCCGCCTCGATCCCCGAGCCGCTCCAGGAACTGCTCGATCAGTGGCGCTGGCGCCCGCCGAGCCGCTTCGATTTCCTGCTCGACCTCGAAAGCTTCGCTTTCTTCAACTACCAGTACATCCTCTACGGGATGGAATTCGCCACCGACTTGTCGGCAAGCCGCGGCGACTTTCCCGATGTCGCGGGCGCGGAGAAGCTGTTCGCCAGGATCCGCACTTTCGGCGCGCAGGCGACCGAGGATCTGCCGTCACACCGGGCGCTGATCAGAGAGATAAACGCCTAA
- a CDS encoding MFS transporter, translating to MQFHHRAVPIVLSAILIDSIGFGIVMPVLPRLIVELAWVSLEDAARIGGYMLAAYAVTQFFAGPILGTLGDSFGRRPVLLFSMLAFAADYALMAAAPSIAWLFVGRMVAGIAGASYGPANAVLADVTPPDKRGATFGLMGAAFGIGFILGPAMGGLLAGLGTRAPFIAAAVLAGLNALWILIALPETMLPEQRRAFRWGNAHVFAAFRPLLHAGNARWLLLAAFLWQFAHMVYPSTWAFWSEIALGWDEQAIGWSLAASGVAMALVQTLVTGRAIQRWGEERTVVLGILAGGLVFFGYIFARQGWMVYALIPISAFQALAYPSINALLSRMTDAQHQGALQGGMASLNSVALILAPLTLSQALAFSAERGFPSGNFILAAGLALAALLIVIFRVVPKVRPAPVA from the coding sequence ATGCAATTCCACCATCGGGCGGTGCCGATCGTGCTGTCCGCGATCCTGATCGACTCGATCGGCTTCGGGATCGTCATGCCCGTCCTCCCCCGCCTGATCGTCGAACTTGCCTGGGTCTCGCTCGAGGACGCCGCCCGCATCGGCGGCTATATGCTCGCCGCCTATGCCGTCACCCAGTTCTTTGCAGGCCCCATCCTCGGCACGCTGGGCGATAGCTTCGGCCGCCGCCCGGTCCTGCTCTTCTCGATGCTCGCCTTCGCCGCCGATTACGCGCTGATGGCTGCTGCCCCCAGCATCGCCTGGCTGTTCGTCGGCCGGATGGTCGCGGGGATCGCCGGCGCCTCCTACGGCCCCGCCAATGCCGTCCTCGCAGACGTCACGCCGCCCGACAAGCGTGGCGCGACCTTCGGGCTGATGGGGGCGGCGTTCGGTATCGGCTTCATTCTCGGCCCGGCGATGGGCGGACTGCTCGCCGGGCTCGGCACCCGCGCGCCATTCATCGCCGCAGCGGTGCTCGCCGGGCTCAACGCACTCTGGATCCTGATCGCGCTACCCGAGACGATGCTGCCCGAGCAGCGCCGCGCCTTCCGCTGGGGCAATGCGCATGTCTTCGCCGCATTCAGGCCGCTGCTGCATGCGGGCAATGCCCGCTGGCTGCTGCTCGCCGCGTTCCTGTGGCAATTCGCGCACATGGTCTATCCATCGACCTGGGCATTCTGGTCCGAGATCGCGCTAGGCTGGGACGAGCAGGCGATCGGCTGGTCGCTCGCCGCCTCGGGCGTGGCGATGGCCTTGGTCCAGACGCTGGTCACCGGCCGCGCGATCCAGCGCTGGGGCGAGGAACGCACCGTCGTGCTCGGCATCCTCGCCGGCGGCCTCGTTTTCTTCGGCTACATCTTCGCGCGCCAGGGCTGGATGGTCTATGCCCTCATCCCGATCAGCGCGTTCCAGGCGCTGGCATACCCCTCGATCAACGCGCTGCTTTCGCGGATGACCGACGCGCAGCATCAGGGCGCGCTCCAGGGCGGGATGGCCAGCCTCAACAGCGTCGCGCTGATCCTAGCCCCGCTCACGCTCAGCCAGGCACTGGCCTTCAGCGCCGAGCGCGGCTTTCCTTCCGGCAACTTCATCCTCGCCGCCGGCCTCGCGCTCGCCGCGCTGCTGATCGTGATCTTCCGCGTCGTGCCGAAAGTGCGCCCCGCGCCGGTTGCGTAA
- a CDS encoding response regulator: MSDLPHILLVDDERSIREPLAQYLTKQGFRVTQAGDAEGARARMAAYAIDLVILDIMMPGEDGLSLCRHIRETSETPVILLTARSEETDRIVGLEMGADDYVVKPFSPRELAARIKVVLRRMAAGGAKQHAPETGSFAFAGWVLKTGERALVDREGVSVPLSTGEYNLLHALVTRPRQVLTRDQLLDLTQGREAAAFDRAIDNQVSRLRKKIEPDAKNPALIKTVWGGGYTLAAEVTRL, translated from the coding sequence ATGTCCGATCTGCCCCATATCCTCCTCGTCGATGACGAACGCTCGATCCGCGAGCCGCTCGCGCAATACCTGACCAAGCAGGGGTTCCGCGTGACCCAGGCCGGCGACGCCGAGGGCGCACGCGCGCGCATGGCCGCCTATGCGATCGACCTCGTCATCCTCGACATCATGATGCCCGGCGAAGACGGCCTGTCGCTATGCCGTCACATCCGCGAGACCAGCGAGACCCCGGTGATCCTGCTCACCGCGCGCAGCGAGGAGACTGACCGCATCGTCGGGCTCGAAATGGGGGCCGACGACTATGTCGTGAAGCCGTTTTCCCCCCGCGAGCTCGCCGCCCGCATCAAGGTCGTCCTGCGCCGCATGGCCGCCGGCGGCGCCAAGCAGCACGCGCCCGAGACCGGCAGCTTCGCCTTTGCCGGCTGGGTGCTCAAGACCGGCGAGCGCGCGCTCGTCGATCGCGAAGGCGTCTCGGTCCCGCTCTCGACCGGGGAATACAACCTCCTCCACGCGCTCGTCACGCGCCCCCGCCAGGTGCTCACCCGCGACCAGCTGCTTGATCTGACCCAGGGCCGCGAGGCCGCCGCGTTCGACCGTGCGATCGACAACCAGGTCAGCCGGCTGCGCAAGAAGATCGAGCCCGACGCCAAGAATCCCGCGCTGATCAAGACCGTCTGGGGTGGCGGCTACACGCTCGCCGCCGAAGTCACTCGGCTTTGA
- a CDS encoding class I adenylate-forming enzyme family protein has product MGDTDTTAAALLAGDFATLPDLIRAHARERGAKPAIHFGEQSITYAELDRTMNRIAFALQRDGVQPGAAVAILGPSSLDYALVFLGALRAGCVAAPLAPSATPDQLAAMVADCAAPILFHDAAHDIAVPVRKVALDALDDWLGDGTPVPAPVGPQDPFNIIYSSGTTGTPKGIVQPHAMRWVHIARAPAGFGEAVTMVATPLYSNTTLVSFLPTLGWGGTVVLLARFEARDYLVQAEKHRGSITMLVPVQYQRIMADPEFDRFDLSSFTLKTCTSAPFSAALKADVLARWPGLLVEYYGMTEGGGTTILVCNAHPDKLHTVGKPLEGQDIRLIDDEGHEVPQGEVGEVVGRSAAMMTGYHGRAEATDAATWYDPAGNRFIRHGDIGRFDDEGFLTLLDRKKDLIISGGFNVYPSDLEAVLAGHPDVADCSVVGVPSEQWGETPVGFYVGSGQPAEILDWCNAKLGKTQRLADLHRLEELPRNAIGKVLKRALRDRYA; this is encoded by the coding sequence ATGGGGGACACAGACACGACCGCCGCGGCCCTGCTCGCTGGCGACTTCGCCACGCTACCCGATCTGATCCGCGCCCATGCCCGCGAACGCGGCGCCAAGCCCGCGATCCACTTCGGCGAGCAAAGCATCACCTATGCCGAGCTCGACCGCACCATGAACCGCATCGCCTTCGCGCTCCAGCGCGACGGCGTCCAGCCCGGCGCAGCGGTTGCGATCCTCGGCCCCTCCTCGCTCGACTACGCCCTGGTCTTTCTCGGCGCACTGCGGGCCGGCTGCGTCGCCGCCCCACTCGCGCCCTCGGCCACCCCCGACCAGCTCGCCGCGATGGTCGCTGACTGCGCCGCGCCGATCCTGTTCCACGACGCGGCGCACGACATCGCCGTGCCGGTGCGGAAAGTCGCGCTTGATGCGCTGGACGACTGGCTCGGCGACGGCACTCCCGTCCCTGCCCCGGTCGGACCCCAGGACCCGTTCAACATCATCTATTCCTCCGGCACCACCGGCACGCCCAAGGGCATCGTCCAGCCCCATGCGATGCGCTGGGTCCATATCGCCCGCGCCCCCGCCGGGTTTGGCGAGGCAGTGACGATGGTCGCCACGCCGCTCTATTCGAACACCACCCTGGTCAGCTTCCTGCCGACGCTCGGCTGGGGCGGCACGGTGGTGCTGCTCGCCAGGTTCGAAGCACGCGACTATCTCGTTCAGGCCGAGAAGCATCGCGGCAGCATCACGATGCTGGTGCCCGTCCAGTATCAGCGGATCATGGCCGATCCCGAGTTCGACCGGTTCGACCTCTCCAGCTTCACGCTCAAGACGTGCACAAGCGCGCCCTTCTCGGCCGCACTCAAGGCCGATGTCCTCGCGCGCTGGCCCGGGCTGCTCGTCGAATATTACGGGATGACCGAAGGCGGCGGTACCACGATCCTCGTCTGCAACGCCCATCCCGACAAGCTCCACACCGTCGGCAAGCCGCTCGAAGGTCAGGATATCCGCCTGATCGACGACGAAGGCCACGAAGTCCCTCAGGGCGAAGTCGGCGAGGTGGTCGGCCGCTCGGCGGCGATGATGACGGGCTATCACGGCCGCGCGGAGGCGACCGATGCCGCGACCTGGTACGACCCAGCAGGCAATCGCTTCATCCGCCACGGCGACATCGGCCGCTTCGACGATGAAGGCTTCCTCACGCTGCTCGACCGCAAGAAGGACCTGATCATCTCGGGCGGGTTCAACGTCTACCCCTCCGACCTCGAGGCCGTACTCGCCGGGCACCCCGATGTGGCAGATTGCAGCGTCGTCGGCGTGCCCTCGGAGCAATGGGGCGAGACTCCGGTCGGCTTCTATGTCGGCAGCGGCCAACCCGCCGAGATCCTGGACTGGTGCAACGCCAAGCTCGGCAAGACCCAGCGCCTCGCCGACCTTCACCGCCTCGAGGAACTGCCCCGCAACGCGATCGGCAAGGTGCTCAAGCGCGCGCTGCGCGACCGCTACGCATGA
- a CDS encoding sensor histidine kinase yields MALLIAVALFAAQALNFAIAVRDRTQFRLAQAAGQSVTRITDALERERTSGRPLSPDRGRVRRVAANPIPPGLERRDEVAAELRAQLGELGIAAGRIDTGIRQMAPDEGRDRRRSGVALVVAIEQPGKGWLTTNAPWYRADRRLMAALVFQTLILYVIILLPVMWIVRRISKPLRSLAGAARDFRPGDGANPLEERGPSDVRAVIAAYNALSLRVNAMLDEKDRMLGAIGHDLRTPLAALRVRIESVEDDDDRTRMADTIDEMNRTLDDILSLARLGRPSEPPTDVDLSALIDAVVDDFRELDHDVAFEEAPRLKMHLRPSLMRRAVRNLIENAVKYGGGAEVRLLPSERHVAIEVADRGPGIPPDKLSAVFAPFTRLETSRNRDTGGIGLGLALARAIVQDAGGDITLANRDGGGLTATIALPR; encoded by the coding sequence ATGGCGCTGCTCATCGCCGTCGCGCTGTTCGCCGCGCAGGCGCTCAACTTTGCGATCGCGGTGCGCGACCGTACCCAGTTCCGCCTTGCCCAAGCTGCCGGCCAGTCGGTCACCCGCATAACCGACGCGCTCGAGCGCGAGCGGACCAGCGGCCGCCCGCTATCCCCCGATCGCGGCCGCGTCCGCCGCGTCGCCGCCAACCCGATCCCACCCGGGCTCGAGCGCCGCGACGAAGTCGCCGCCGAGCTTCGCGCCCAGCTCGGCGAGCTCGGCATCGCCGCCGGCCGGATCGATACCGGCATCCGCCAGATGGCCCCCGACGAGGGCCGCGACCGCCGCCGCTCCGGCGTCGCGCTGGTCGTCGCGATCGAGCAGCCCGGCAAGGGCTGGCTCACCACCAACGCGCCCTGGTATCGCGCCGATCGTCGGCTGATGGCCGCTTTGGTCTTCCAGACGCTGATCCTCTACGTCATCATCCTGCTGCCGGTGATGTGGATCGTCCGCCGCATTTCGAAGCCGCTGCGCTCGCTCGCCGGCGCCGCGCGCGATTTCCGCCCCGGCGACGGCGCCAACCCCTTGGAGGAGCGCGGCCCCAGCGACGTCCGCGCGGTGATCGCTGCGTACAATGCCCTCAGCTTGCGGGTGAACGCGATGCTCGACGAGAAGGACCGCATGCTCGGCGCGATCGGTCACGATCTGCGCACGCCCCTGGCGGCGCTCCGCGTCCGCATCGAATCGGTCGAGGACGACGACGACCGCACCCGCATGGCCGACACGATCGACGAGATGAACCGCACGCTCGACGACATCCTCAGCCTCGCCCGATTGGGCCGCCCGAGCGAGCCGCCCACCGATGTCGACCTGTCGGCGCTGATCGACGCCGTCGTCGACGATTTCCGCGAGCTCGACCATGACGTCGCGTTCGAGGAGGCGCCGCGGCTCAAGATGCACCTGCGCCCGTCGCTCATGCGCCGCGCGGTGCGGAATCTGATCGAGAACGCAGTCAAATATGGCGGCGGCGCCGAAGTCCGCCTGCTGCCTAGCGAACGCCATGTCGCGATCGAAGTCGCCGATCGCGGCCCGGGCATCCCGCCGGACAAGCTTTCCGCGGTGTTCGCGCCGTTCACTCGGCTCGAGACCTCGCGCAACCGCGACACCGGCGGGATCGGTCTCGGCCTCGCGCTCGCCCGTGCGATCGTCCAGGATGCCGGCGGCGACATCACCCTCGCCAACCGCGACGGCGGCGGCCTCACCGCAACGATCGCCCTGCCGCGTTGA
- the rsmD gene encoding 16S rRNA (guanine(966)-N(2))-methyltransferase RsmD has protein sequence MRIIAGEWRGRPLVAPKGDTTRPTADRTREALFSMLASRIGSFEELAVADLFAGSGALGLEALSRGAASCLFVEHDKAALDALKANIAKLGAKGAEVRVTSALALGPAVKPLDLIVMDPPYGTGAGVVALDKLGRLGWVGPATWISIETAKPEEIVLAGYEVDTSRVHGKARLTLLRKAG, from the coding sequence GTGCGCATCATCGCCGGAGAATGGCGCGGCCGTCCGCTCGTCGCCCCCAAGGGCGACACCACCCGCCCCACCGCCGATCGTACCCGCGAGGCGTTGTTCTCGATGCTCGCTAGCCGCATCGGCAGCTTCGAAGAGCTCGCAGTCGCCGACCTCTTCGCGGGATCGGGCGCGCTCGGACTCGAGGCGCTGTCGCGCGGTGCGGCCTCGTGTCTGTTCGTTGAGCACGACAAAGCCGCGCTCGATGCACTCAAGGCCAATATCGCCAAACTGGGCGCCAAGGGTGCCGAAGTTCGCGTCACGTCGGCACTCGCGCTCGGCCCCGCAGTCAAGCCGCTCGACCTGATCGTGATGGACCCGCCCTACGGCACCGGCGCCGGCGTCGTCGCGCTCGACAAGCTTGGCCGCCTCGGCTGGGTCGGCCCCGCGACCTGGATCAGCATCGAGACCGCCAAACCCGAGGAGATCGTGCTCGCCGGCTACGAGGTCGACACCAGCCGCGTCCACGGCAAGGCCAGGCTCACGCTGCTACGCAAAGCCGGGTAA
- a CDS encoding response regulator, with protein sequence MLFVKKKRLIERVLLVEDEPLVAFDTEHFLGSEGYEIVATVDSVADALSAIQADAAIDLVLVDVGLSDGSGVEVAGAAHARGVQVLFVTGNCPGEARRLAAGCLAKPYPQRDLLAAIQAIEAVMAGRKPRKLPGSFSLFAAPGPDQKART encoded by the coding sequence ATGTTGTTCGTCAAGAAGAAGCGGCTAATCGAGCGGGTGCTGCTGGTCGAGGACGAGCCGCTGGTCGCGTTCGACACCGAGCATTTCCTGGGCAGCGAGGGGTATGAGATCGTCGCGACGGTCGATTCGGTTGCCGATGCGTTGTCGGCGATTCAAGCCGATGCGGCGATCGACCTGGTGCTCGTCGATGTCGGGCTCTCCGATGGCAGCGGAGTCGAAGTGGCGGGCGCGGCGCATGCCCGCGGCGTGCAAGTGCTGTTCGTCACCGGCAATTGTCCAGGGGAGGCGCGTAGGCTCGCGGCGGGATGTCTCGCAAAACCCTATCCGCAGCGCGACCTGCTCGCCGCGATCCAGGCGATCGAAGCGGTGATGGCGGGAAGGAAGCCGCGCAAGCTGCCGGGGAGCTTCAGCCTGTTCGCGGCGCCCGGGCCGGATCAAAAGGCGAGGACGTAG
- a CDS encoding glutathione binding-like protein, producing the protein MIELYYWPTPNGHKITLFLEEAGLDYAIHPVDIGKGQQFDPEFLKFSPNNRMPAIIDRAPADGGEPISVFESGAILLYLANKTGRFFGPDQRTKIEQSQWLMWQMGGLGPMAGQNGHFNVYAPEKIDYAINRYVNETNRLYGVLNKRFEGRDYIAGDYSIADMACYPWIVPHEAHKQDLHDFPALKAWFERIAARPATIRAYDKGGEVRSYSALMTEEERKILFGQRADSKA; encoded by the coding sequence ATGATCGAGCTCTATTACTGGCCCACCCCCAACGGCCACAAGATCACGCTCTTCCTTGAGGAAGCGGGGCTCGACTATGCGATCCACCCGGTCGATATCGGCAAGGGGCAGCAATTCGACCCCGAATTCCTCAAGTTCAGCCCGAACAACCGCATGCCGGCGATCATCGATCGCGCCCCGGCCGATGGCGGCGAGCCGATCAGCGTGTTCGAGAGCGGCGCGATTCTGCTCTATCTCGCCAACAAGACGGGTCGGTTCTTCGGCCCGGACCAGCGCACCAAGATCGAGCAGTCGCAATGGCTGATGTGGCAGATGGGCGGCCTCGGCCCGATGGCCGGGCAGAACGGCCATTTCAACGTGTATGCCCCCGAGAAGATCGATTACGCCATCAATCGCTATGTCAACGAAACCAATCGCTTGTATGGCGTGCTCAACAAGCGATTCGAGGGTCGCGACTATATCGCAGGCGACTATTCGATCGCCGATATGGCGTGCTACCCCTGGATCGTCCCGCACGAGGCGCACAAGCAGGATCTGCACGACTTCCCCGCACTGAAAGCCTGGTTCGAACGCATCGCCGCCCGCCCGGCAACGATCCGTGCCTATGATAAGGGCGGCGAAGTCCGCTCTTACAGCGCTCTGATGACGGAGGAGGAGCGGAAGATCCTGTTCGGGCAGAGGGCGGATTCGAAGGCATGA
- a CDS encoding thioesterase family protein, with protein MTPIADILAAAEPSDTGFRAAIPADWMQGRTAYGGLSAALALQAALDCEPDLPPLRSAQVAFIGPLAGEVTVTATKLRRGRNAAFLQSDVTSEAGLGLRATFVFMAELPSVIVHDEARRGPIAPPAPNAELYTGPEGFFTGNFNFWDSKADLGPAEWLRWARLRGREGLHPMVELMAIGDGLPPGAFKLAAQRQTPLSSLNWQINFLTPEPATQDGWWLLHARADTAHHGYSSQRMSIWNAAGEPVAEAMQGVAIFG; from the coding sequence ATGACACCGATCGCCGACATCCTCGCCGCCGCCGAGCCCAGCGACACCGGCTTCCGCGCCGCGATCCCGGCCGACTGGATGCAGGGCCGCACCGCCTATGGCGGGCTTTCCGCCGCGCTCGCGCTCCAGGCTGCGCTGGACTGCGAGCCCGATCTGCCGCCGCTCCGCTCGGCGCAGGTCGCGTTCATCGGCCCGCTCGCCGGCGAAGTGACCGTCACCGCGACCAAGCTACGCCGCGGCCGCAACGCCGCCTTCCTCCAGTCCGACGTGACCTCGGAGGCCGGCCTCGGCCTGCGCGCCACCTTCGTGTTCATGGCCGAACTCCCCTCGGTCATCGTCCATGACGAGGCCCGGCGCGGTCCCATCGCTCCGCCCGCGCCCAATGCCGAACTGTATACCGGCCCCGAGGGCTTCTTCACCGGCAACTTCAACTTCTGGGATTCGAAGGCCGATCTCGGCCCCGCCGAATGGCTGCGCTGGGCCCGCCTGCGCGGCCGCGAGGGGCTCCACCCGATGGTCGAACTGATGGCGATCGGCGATGGCCTGCCCCCCGGCGCGTTCAAGCTCGCCGCGCAGCGCCAGACCCCGCTAAGCTCGCTCAACTGGCAGATCAATTTCCTCACCCCCGAGCCTGCGACCCAGGACGGCTGGTGGCTCCTCCACGCCCGCGCCGACACCGCACACCACGGATACAGCAGCCAGCGGATGTCGATCTGGAACGCGGCCGGCGAACCCGTCGCCGAAGCGATGCAGGGCGTGGCGATCTTCGGCTGA
- a CDS encoding EF-hand domain-containing protein — protein sequence MKKTLAALLGASLLATPVLAAPQAGDMFAKADANGDGAVTQAEFLADVDARFAGLDANKDGKISKDERPGNGERGGRMLNRLDTDGDGAISLAEQRAQATKRFARLDTNGDGKLDQAERAAARERMRGMMERRSGGE from the coding sequence ATGAAGAAAACGCTCGCCGCGCTGCTCGGCGCTTCGCTCCTCGCCACCCCCGTCCTCGCCGCCCCCCAGGCCGGCGACATGTTCGCCAAGGCGGATGCCAATGGCGACGGCGCCGTCACCCAGGCCGAGTTCCTCGCCGATGTCGACGCACGCTTTGCCGGGCTCGACGCCAACAAGGATGGCAAGATCTCCAAGGACGAGCGTCCCGGAAACGGCGAGCGCGGCGGCCGCATGCTCAACCGCCTGGACACCGACGGCGACGGTGCGATCTCGCTCGCCGAGCAGCGCGCCCAGGCGACCAAGCGCTTCGCCCGCCTCGATACCAACGGCGACGGCAAGCTCGATCAGGCCGAGCGTGCAGCCGCGCGCGAGCGCATGCGCGGCATGATGGAGCGTCGCAGCGGCGGCGAGTAG